AAAACTTGTCCTATTACCATAGAAAGTTCCTTACTTCTTCTAGAAGGTCCACTTCTTCCATGTTCTCCTAATGAAGAAAAAGGAGACATATTATATATACATCTTATTCTAGCACCATATGGGCTTGCTAAATGTCTAGGTATACATTCTTTTGGACCGTATACTCCTGCAATAATTTTATTATTGCCCCATTCAATATATGCTGAACCATCAGCATCATTTAAAACATGTGCTTTTATTTTAATTGGTCTTACTTCCCCAAATTCTCTTCCATCATGTCTTTTTCCATTTTTAAATAATTCGATTTCTTCCATTTAATCACCTTTTAATTAGAAACTTTCAGATATTCTTGCATTTTATCTGTTAACCCAGAAGTATGCGCTTCTCTTACAATTTTTCTTATTGCAGCTATTGCCAAAGCTACATTTCCTTTTTCACTTATCCAAATAAATCCATTTTTACCTACGAAGATACTGCATTCAGTTGCGTCTCTTATAAGAGTAATCATAGAATTATTTCTACCAATTATTCTTGGGATTTTAATTGAAGGAACTTCAATTATCTTTCCTTTTTTTAATACTTTAACTTGTCCTAAATCTATTTCTCCAACTTCATTTACATTCATTACTCTAGCAAAAACAATTTCTCCATAATCCAATTTTTCTCTAACTGATCTATCTGGTAAAAAAGCAGTATATGGAGTATTCATTTCAATATCGTATCCAGAAAATTTTACATCTGAAATTACACCAATCACATAATCATCAAATTTTGGTTCATATGGTCCTTTTAAAGGAATTATTTTATCTTCTTTTTTAAAACCTAAAACTGCAGAATATGTTTTTTCATCTTCAATAAATACATATGGAAGATTTAAGGGTTTGTCCGCAATTTTATCTCCGGGCATTATCATCTCTTCTGTCATAATTTTCACCTTTTTTAATCTAAAATTTTTGTTTCAACATTACCATGGGTAAATGAATTTATTTTATTATAAAATTCCATTTGAATACCAGCAGGTATTTCAATCACAGCAACTAGATATCCAGTACTAGTCCACTGTTCTTTTTTTATACCGAACTCTTTTAAAAGCCCATAGCTCCTTTGCGAATACTCTGGAGGTACTTTAACAGCTATTTGTATACGTTTAAATTTAATTGGTAAAACAGGTTTTAATACATTAACAACTCCTTCAACTTGAGTTTCTGCTGATTTAAATGGATCAATATGTATTCTAACTTGTTCTAATGCATTCTCTAATCTTACTCTTGTGTGTGGAGCATTTGTTCTAGGATCAATTGATTCTCTTAAAATTATTGCTATTACTTGGTTTGTTTTTTCTTCAACTAATTTTCTTCTTAAATTAGTAGTAATTGGAACTTCACCTAAAAGAATTATTTGTTTTGCAATTTCTAAAGGGTCTGTTGTACCAAAATATTTTATTAGACACTCATCTTTATGTCTTTCCCCGTTTTTTGCATCTTTAAATATTTCATCAGAAGCAAGAACTTGTCTT
The sequence above is drawn from the Candidatus Micrarchaeia archaeon genome and encodes:
- a CDS encoding KH domain-containing protein, whose amino-acid sequence is MTEEMIMPGDKIADKPLNLPYVFIEDEKTYSAVLGFKKEDKIIPLKGPYEPKFDDYVIGVISDVKFSGYDIEMNTPYTAFLPDRSVREKLDYGEIVFARVMNVNEVGEIDLGQVKVLKKGKIIEVPSIKIPRIIGRNNSMITLIRDATECSIFVGKNGFIWISEKGNVALAIAAIRKIVREAHTSGLTDKMQEYLKVSN
- a CDS encoding ribosome assembly factor SBDS; protein product: MTSLDTALVAHYDRDDIRFEILVDAEKAYEYKEGKIKEIRQVLASDEIFKDAKNGERHKDECLIKYFGTTDPLEIAKQIILLGEVPITTNLRRKLVEEKTNQVIAIILRESIDPRTNAPHTRVRLENALEQVRIHIDPFKSAETQVEGVVNVLKPVLPIKFKRIQIAVKVPPEYSQRSYGLLKEFGIKKEQWTSTGYLVAVIEIPAGIQMEFYNKINSFTHGNVETKILD